A genome region from Hymenobacter tibetensis includes the following:
- a CDS encoding nucleotidyltransferase domain-containing protein — MIKLNSLLTAESPSQRVARKTDLFLLLYQIGQELEIPAARYQEAEKRYGSVITYLDGCPILGALQPHAFPQGSFALGTTVRPLHGEEYDLDFIYLLRGAHPQLYNQQQIYDSLFQRLKGNGTYASMVELKKRCVRIIYANEFHLDITPAVSNPACQQGSILVPDRKLKIWKPSNPAGYVAWFTPIAALVPRAQQFDKALPFGRHLVTLASAEPVPAQGEPRGILRRAVQFMKRHRDVYRENNPQLADFAPINCYR, encoded by the coding sequence ATGATCAAGTTGAACTCTTTACTTACTGCCGAGAGCCCTTCCCAGCGCGTAGCTCGCAAGACCGACTTGTTCTTACTGCTCTACCAGATAGGCCAAGAGTTGGAAATCCCGGCGGCTCGTTATCAAGAAGCTGAAAAGCGCTACGGTAGCGTCATTACCTACCTCGACGGCTGCCCTATCCTTGGTGCTCTTCAGCCTCATGCTTTCCCGCAGGGTTCATTTGCTCTGGGCACCACCGTGCGCCCCCTCCACGGTGAGGAGTACGACCTTGACTTTATTTACCTATTGCGAGGTGCACACCCTCAACTCTACAACCAACAACAGATCTACGATTCCCTTTTCCAACGCCTGAAAGGGAACGGCACTTACGCCAGCATGGTGGAATTGAAAAAGCGGTGCGTACGCATCATTTACGCCAATGAATTTCACCTCGATATAACCCCGGCAGTCAGCAACCCAGCTTGCCAGCAAGGCAGCATTCTGGTGCCCGACCGCAAGCTAAAAATCTGGAAACCTTCCAATCCCGCTGGCTATGTTGCTTGGTTCACACCGATTGCAGCCCTGGTACCACGCGCACAGCAATTTGACAAAGCATTACCTTTTGGCCGCCACCTTGTTACGCTAGCCTCCGCCGAGCCCGTTCCTGCCCAGGGTGAGCCCCGCGGCATCCTGCGTCGGGCCGTGCAGTTCATGAAGCGCCACCGTGATGTATACCGGGAAAACAACCCACAGCTAGCAGATTTCGCCCCCATTAACTGTTATCGGTAG